TCTTTGGCGATGCGCACCTGCTCTTTCCTGCTTCTTCCATGGATGTCCAGCATCAATTCGCGGTCTATCACCCCGTCAAGCTCCGGTTTGGTGGGTGGTAAAAGCTTTGCGCTCAACGGGCGCACCACCAGCCCTGAAAGGCCCGCCTCTTTTTCTATTTGCCGGAGCCTGTCAAACTTCTGGGACATCATCCTCTGGCCCACAACCTCGCCGGTGAAGATGAAAGCGGCGCCTATCTCCTCCATTACCTCTTTGGCCCTGCGGAATATCAATATCCGGCAGTCCACGCACGGGTTGATGTTTTTGCCGTACCCGTGTTTGGGGTTCCGCACCAGGTCTATATACTCCTGCCCCATAAACTCCACCCGCACGGGCATGTTAAGCTCTTCGGCCAGGCGTTTAGCCTCGTTCTTGCATCCGTGGTCTTTCCTGGTGCAGGTGCAGAAAGGGCTCATGAAGTTGAGCACCGTCACCTCGAACCCCAGCTTTTTCATTATGCGCGCGGCCAGTGTGCTGTCCAGCCCACCGGACACCAGCCCCACGGCTTTAACGGCTGTCCCCGCGCCTTGCTCCACCATGGCTGGGGCGCCTGATGCAATCTCCATATCCATATAGCCTGGGCCTTTCAATACATCGCTTCTATATACGCCTGCTGGCGGAGCCGTTCTATCCAGGTGTTCCGTTTCCGCGCGAAAGTCTCACCCATCAGTTTTTCGCGGATTTCGTTTTCCACTTTTTCAAACGCCACGGGTATGGGCTCTTCCTTGTCCGTCACCATGATGATATGCACGCCGAACTGTGTTCGGATAGGCCCGCCAACTTCACCTTTTTTCAACGAAAAGGCGGTTTCCTCGAACACTTGCAGCATCTTCCCCTTGGTGAACCAGCCCAGGTCGCCGCCATTGGCCGCCGCGCCGTCCTCGGAGAGCCGCTTGGCCAGCTCGGCGAAGCTGGCGCCACCCTTCACCTCTTTCAATATGGAGCGGATCTTGAGCTCGGCGTCGGCGGCCTTCTCCGGCGCGGCCTCTTCCGGGGCCAGCGATACTATATGGGAAAGCCTCACCCGCCCAGGCTCTAAAAACTGGCCTTGGTTCCGGCGGTAGTAGCCCAGCGTCTCGTCGTCGGAGATGTTCACGCCGCCGATTTCCATGCCCGTGACCCGCTGGATGAGCATCTGGTTCTTCAGCTTTTCACGGTACTGGGGCATGCTCATCCCCTGGCCCTTTAGCATCTCTTCCAGGAACTCGCTGGTGATGCGGTTGGTGGCCTTTATCTGCTCGATGGTCTGGTCAACCTCGCTTTCCTTTATGACGATGTTGTTCTCTTTGGCGTAGTGGGCGATTATCTTGTCGTCTATCATGCGCCTGAGCAGTTCCGGCTCGGTGATCTTCTCGTCGGCGGCGAAAGGGCCCTGGCCCTTGAAGGATTTGATAAGGGCCATCTGCGCCCGCACGTCGGATAGCAGGATTATCTCGCCGTTGACGTTGGCCACAATCCTGTCCACAGTCTCGGCGCCGGCCGTAACCGGCGTCAATAGCGCAAGCGCCGCAAGGGCTAGCGCGGCGCCAAAGCCTCGGGATATACCGTGACCTGCGCGTTTTTCTTTACGTTCGCCAGCCAATTCGCAAACTCCTCGCCCCGCTTGAGGGACTTAATCATGTCCATTGCTCTTTCCCGCGACTCCGCGTAGCTCATGGCGCGGGGTTTCTCCCTTTTTGCCACCTTGAATATGTGATAACCGTAGGTGGACTTGATAACTTCGGAAATCTCGCCTTCCTTCA
This DNA window, taken from Nitrospinota bacterium, encodes the following:
- a CDS encoding peptidylprolyl isomerase → MAGERKEKRAGHGISRGFGAALALAALALLTPVTAGAETVDRIVANVNGEIILLSDVRAQMALIKSFKGQGPFAADEKITEPELLRRMIDDKIIAHYAKENNIVIKESEVDQTIEQIKATNRITSEFLEEMLKGQGMSMPQYREKLKNQMLIQRVTGMEIGGVNISDDETLGYYRRNQGQFLEPGRVRLSHIVSLAPEEAAPEKAADAELKIRSILKEVKGGASFAELAKRLSEDGAAANGGDLGWFTKGKMLQVFEETAFSLKKGEVGGPIRTQFGVHIIMVTDKEEPIPVAFEKVENEIREKLMGETFARKRNTWIERLRQQAYIEAMY